The following are encoded together in the Vigna unguiculata cultivar IT97K-499-35 chromosome 2, ASM411807v1, whole genome shotgun sequence genome:
- the LOC114172746 gene encoding transcription factor bHLH30-like: MEMKKELDDQGQCSSQPINNNNNNNSIQSYQEQLLLQQQMHQQQQNSDNIFGGSRGLMFPEVTPIMLQPWSMPPVHSFNPGPVHYNNNTNPVRDHHDQTFIVPPTPSPYSSFFSRRVPSLQFAYESPSDHHHLRIISDTLGPMVQPGSAPFGLQAELGKMTAQEIMEAKALAASKSHSEAERRRRERINNHLAKLRSLLPNTTKTDKASLLAEVIEHVKELKRETSLIAESSAVPTEADELTVDAADEDGKFVIKASLCCEDRSDLLPDLIKTLKGLKLRTLKAEITSLGGRVKNVLVITGDEESSNSNGEQSTQQQQQYCITSIQEALKAVMEKSGGGDESASGNVKRQRTNNINFLEQRSL; the protein is encoded by the exons ATGGAGATGAAAAAGGAATTAGATGATCAAGGACAGTGTTCCTCTCAACcaatcaacaacaataacaataacaacagCATTCAAAGCTACCAAGAGCAACTTCTCCTTCAACAACAGATGCATCAGCAGCAACAAAACAGTGACAACATCTTCGGGGGTTCAAGAGGTTTAATGTTCCCTGAAGTTACTCCAATCATGCTGCAACCATGGTCCATGCCTCCGGTTCACTCATTCAACCCGGGTCCGGTTCACTACAACAATAACACCAACCCTGTCCGAGACCATCATGACCAAACGTTTATAGTCCCTCCCACACCTTCACCCTATTCGAGCTTCTTCAGCAGAAGGGTCCCTTCTCTTCAATTTGCATACGAGAGTCCTTCTGATCACCACCATCTAAGGATCATATCCGACACCCTCGGACCTATGGTTCAACCCGGTTCAGCACCTTTTGGACTCCAAGCCGAGTTGGGAAAAATGACTGCTCAAGAAATCATGGAGGCTAAGGCTCTTGCTGCATCAAAGAGTCACAGTGAAGCAGAAAGAAGACGTAGAGAGAGAATCAACAACCATCTTGCCAAGCTTCGGAGTTTATTGCCCAACACTACCAAA ACAGATAAAGCTTCGTTGCTAGCGGAAGTGATTGAGCACGTGAAGGAACTGAAGCGCGAAACCTCTCTGATAGCAGAAAGCAGTGCAGTGCCAACGGAGGCAGACGAGTTGACAGTGGATGCAGCAGACGAAGATGGAAAGTTTGTGATCAAAGCCTCACTGTGCTGTGAAGATAGGTCAGATCTCTTACCAGACCTCATAAAAACGTTGAAGGGCTTGAAGCTCAGAACCCTCAAGGCTGAGATCACATCGCTTGGTGGGCGTGTGAAGAACGTGTTGGTCATTACTGGTGACGAAGAAAGTTCAAACAGCAATGGAGAACAAAGCACGCAGCAGCAACAACAGTACTGTATTACCTCAATACAAGAAGCACTCAAGGCAGTGATGGAGAAGAGTGGTGGTGGAGATGAATCAGCTTCTGGGAATGTTAAGCGCCAACGGactaataatatcaattttcttGAACAAAGGTCTTTGTAA